The window ACCTGGATTGGCTTCCAATGTGATTTCGCACTGTTCGTCAACAGGTAATGACTGCCTGACTCCGGCCAACAAACGGTCTAACGCTTCAGGCGAAAACAAGCTAGGCGTGCCACCCCCCATAAATATACTGTTGATGCTTCGTTGCCCACCCAGCAATTCTAAATCAGCGTGCAGGTCGGTCAGCAAGGCATCGATGTAAGCTTGTTCTGGAATCGGTTTTTTAACGGCGTGGGAATTGAAGTCGCAATACGGGCATTTCTGGATGCACCAGGGAAAATGGACATAAAGACTCAGCGGTAACAACTCGATAGACCTTACCACACGCCAAGGTTGGGCATGGAGGCCCACGGCTCTTGCGGCGGCAAAGCTTGGCCTTTTTGTAACAATTCGATAGAGATTTGGTCTGGCGAGCGCAGAAAAGCCATATGTCCATCACGCGGCGGCCGGTTAATCGCTACTCCTTTAGCCATTAAGTCTTGGCAAACCGCATAAATATCGTCCACTTCGAAGGCTAAATGCCCGAAATTACGGCCACCGCCGTAATCCTCCGTATCCCAGTTGTAAGTCAGCTCCAGTAATGGCGCGTCAACCGCTACAGCGGTTTGCCGGTCGCCAGGTGCAGCGAGATACACCAAGGTAAAACGTCCGGTTTCGCTTTCCATGCGCCGCACTTCAATTAAGCCCAATTTATTGCAATAAAAATCCAGCGATTCGGCAAGATTCTTTACCCGAACCATGGTGTGTAAATAACGCATATTTGCCGCCCCAGAAAATAAAAGCGCGATTATGAACGAGTCGGCGGTGGAGAATAAAGTTTCCTGATCAATAACAGGCTTCCGCTCAACCAAGAAACCCCGCCATGCCCGCCATCCAGGGCCATCGATAGCAAGCTTCGAACTATCCATGCGGCCTGGATTTCGGTATTCGCTGCCAAAATGACGATTTCAAGGATGGGGCAGCGTACACTTGAAGCGGCTTGCTGATCAGGTAACGTTATACTCGCAAGCCAGACGAGCTCGCAGCAACCCAATTAATCCAAAGCTTTGCGATACACCGACGGCATGATGGTTTGCAGTTCGGTTTTCATACCACTTAACGACTCAGAATGGCTAATGAAAAAATAGCCGCCTGGACGCAGGTACTTAACAATTTTGTCCAGCAGGCGTTGCTTGGTTTCAATATCAAAGTAAATCATTACGTTACGTAAAAAGATCACGTCGAAGCTACCCAGGTCTGGCAACGTTCCAATCAAATTGGCATATTCGAACTTAACGCGACTGCGTAGCTCAGGCGCCACCAGCAAAAAACCGTCATATTGCCCCGTCCCTTTCAGACAATACTTTTTCAGCAAAATTTGGGGGATTTTTTCTGCGGCATTACT of the Methylomonas sp. MK1 genome contains:
- a CDS encoding VOC family protein — its product is MRYLHTMVRVKNLAESLDFYCNKLGLIEVRRMESETGRFTLVYLAAPGDRQTAVAVDAPLLELTYNWDTEDYGGGRNFGHLAFEVDDIYAVCQDLMAKGVAINRPPRDGHMAFLRSPDQISIELLQKGQALPPQEPWASMPNLGVW